The Agromyces mariniharenae genome includes a window with the following:
- a CDS encoding glycosyltransferase family 39 protein has protein sequence MAEVLTFATPSAESARSAATWSDARVAAVVGSASAAVALAGSWIPSLWGDEAASIMSAQRDWPSLFAMLGTVDAVHGLYYALLHFWIDLVGISPFALRLPSGLAIGTAAAGLYLLVRTSAGCWIAVVAAAVFTVLPRVAQVAVEARPTPFAVALAVWLTLLMLRLVDGRARGAWWWGYAVGLAVGTYLFLYVILLVPVHVVAVVAWTLDRRKREIRTPRIRSFLLAWSCAVVLAVPICVIAVLQRRQVAFRGRQPAVTLETVLVAPWFMLPMLAFAGWALIAIGVAAAAVHRHDPSWRGRTRLLVLSAAWAVIPAAALLLVTAFATPVYTARYLVLTAPAAAIAISVGVSVLPWRRSHVIAAALIAALALPAIVDQRLPYAKNFGTDWQTVSAVVAEHSVVGDGIVFDESVRPSRRPRLAMYTYPEGFHGLVDLALVRSHDETDGLWDVTAPLSAVDHRLEGVDRVLVVLRSRRGADPDVAVLREHGFVLTAVHPIESSRVAVYERDAAGTRD, from the coding sequence ATGGCCGAGGTGTTGACCTTCGCGACTCCGTCGGCGGAGTCGGCACGTTCCGCGGCCACGTGGAGTGACGCCCGCGTCGCCGCCGTCGTCGGCAGCGCCTCCGCCGCGGTCGCGCTCGCCGGCTCGTGGATCCCCTCACTGTGGGGCGACGAGGCCGCGAGCATCATGTCGGCGCAGCGGGACTGGCCGTCGCTCTTCGCGATGCTCGGCACGGTGGATGCCGTCCACGGGCTCTACTACGCCCTCCTGCACTTCTGGATCGACCTCGTCGGCATCTCGCCGTTCGCCCTTCGACTTCCCTCGGGGCTCGCCATCGGGACGGCTGCCGCGGGCCTCTACCTGCTCGTGCGCACGTCGGCGGGATGCTGGATCGCGGTGGTCGCGGCCGCCGTGTTCACCGTGCTGCCGCGGGTCGCCCAGGTCGCCGTCGAAGCCCGGCCGACGCCGTTCGCGGTCGCCCTCGCGGTCTGGCTGACCCTGCTGATGCTGCGCCTCGTCGACGGGCGGGCTCGGGGCGCGTGGTGGTGGGGCTACGCCGTCGGCCTCGCCGTCGGCACGTACCTCTTCCTGTACGTCATCCTCCTCGTGCCGGTGCACGTCGTCGCCGTCGTCGCCTGGACGCTCGACCGCCGCAAGCGCGAGATCCGAACGCCGCGGATCCGCTCCTTCCTCCTCGCATGGTCCTGCGCCGTGGTGCTGGCGGTGCCGATCTGCGTGATCGCCGTGCTGCAACGACGGCAGGTCGCCTTCCGTGGCCGCCAGCCCGCCGTGACCCTCGAGACGGTGCTGGTCGCGCCGTGGTTCATGCTGCCGATGCTGGCGTTCGCCGGCTGGGCCCTCATCGCGATCGGCGTCGCCGCCGCCGCCGTCCACCGGCACGACCCGTCGTGGCGCGGACGCACGCGCCTGCTCGTGCTGAGCGCGGCATGGGCGGTGATCCCCGCCGCTGCGCTGCTGCTCGTCACCGCGTTCGCGACGCCGGTGTACACCGCGCGCTATCTCGTGCTGACGGCGCCCGCTGCGGCCATCGCGATCTCCGTCGGCGTCTCCGTGCTGCCGTGGCGGCGGTCGCACGTCATCGCCGCCGCCCTGATCGCGGCGCTCGCGCTCCCGGCGATCGTCGACCAGCGCCTCCCCTACGCGAAGAACTTCGGCACCGATTGGCAGACGGTCTCCGCCGTCGTCGCGGAGCACTCGGTCGTCGGCGACGGGATCGTGTTCGACGAGAGCGTGCGACCGTCCCGCCGGCCCCGCCTCGCGATGTACACGTATCCCGAGGGCTTCCACGGTCTCGTGGACCTGGCCCTCGTCCGCTCCCATGACGAGACCGACGGGCTGTGGGACGTCACGGCGCCCCTCTCGGCGGTCGACCATCGCCTCGAGGGCGTCGATCGCGTCCTCGTCGTGCTGCGGAGCCGTCGCGGCGCGGACCCCGACGTC
- a CDS encoding MFS transporter — protein MSQPPTPAPQPPTLSIPLSDAKRWRAYWVCVAVAGLTILDLSKVNVALPSIESAFDASSTELQLIVSGYVLTFGLTLVPAGRIGDQRSRRTLFVIGLTLFTLTSLACALAPNGIVLLVARLLQGVAAGIQMPQVLGIIQQLFRGPERGKAFGLFGATIGIATAFGPTLGGLAIAIGGPEDGWRGIFWMNVPLSLIAIALALWLLPETRLPSTRKLQLDPVGLLLFGITVVALMWPFLFTTGSPTDNPARWWLLVVFVFAASAFVAWERHYAATGKHPLVPLSLFGVSSYRNGTVLASAYFAAAPSMFLLTTLYLQHGLGLAPVFAGMVSIGFALMSAISSWIGGNLVNRLGRPLVVWGLATVLLGIGLLVLAALYTPADLTPWAMAGAMVIAGFGGGLVISPNQTLALADIPVKQGGLAGSVGQLGQRIGTAVGTAVALSLFYATIYRETGTADTQDLAVYHDAYGFGMTAVALFVAIAFGVGLLDLGARRRQQRSLSRATEELE, from the coding sequence ATGTCGCAACCGCCAACGCCCGCGCCGCAGCCGCCCACGCTGTCGATCCCGCTGTCCGATGCCAAGCGCTGGCGCGCCTACTGGGTGTGCGTGGCGGTCGCGGGACTCACGATCCTCGACCTCTCGAAGGTCAACGTCGCGCTGCCGTCGATCGAGTCGGCGTTCGACGCGAGCTCGACCGAGCTGCAGCTCATCGTCTCGGGCTACGTGCTGACGTTCGGCCTCACGCTCGTGCCCGCAGGTCGCATCGGCGACCAGCGATCGCGGCGCACGCTCTTCGTCATCGGCCTGACCCTCTTCACGCTCACGAGCCTCGCCTGCGCCCTCGCGCCGAACGGCATCGTGCTCCTCGTCGCGCGGCTCCTGCAGGGCGTCGCGGCCGGCATCCAGATGCCCCAGGTGCTCGGGATCATCCAGCAGCTCTTCCGGGGCCCCGAGCGCGGCAAGGCGTTCGGCCTGTTCGGCGCAACCATCGGCATCGCGACCGCGTTCGGCCCGACGCTGGGCGGCCTCGCCATCGCGATCGGCGGCCCCGAAGACGGTTGGCGCGGCATCTTCTGGATGAACGTGCCGCTCTCGCTCATCGCGATCGCGCTCGCGCTGTGGCTCCTTCCCGAGACACGGCTCCCGTCGACGCGGAAGCTGCAGCTCGACCCGGTCGGCCTCCTGCTGTTCGGCATCACCGTGGTGGCGCTCATGTGGCCGTTCCTCTTCACCACGGGCTCGCCGACCGACAACCCCGCGCGGTGGTGGCTGCTCGTCGTGTTCGTGTTCGCCGCCTCCGCGTTCGTCGCGTGGGAGCGCCACTACGCGGCGACCGGCAAGCATCCGCTCGTGCCGCTCTCGCTGTTCGGCGTGAGCTCCTATCGCAACGGCACGGTGCTCGCGTCGGCGTACTTCGCCGCCGCGCCGTCGATGTTCCTGCTCACCACGCTCTACCTGCAGCACGGTCTCGGCCTCGCACCCGTCTTCGCCGGGATGGTGAGCATCGGCTTCGCACTCATGAGCGCCATCTCGTCCTGGATCGGCGGCAACCTCGTGAACCGGCTGGGCAGGCCGCTCGTCGTCTGGGGCCTCGCGACCGTGCTCCTCGGCATCGGCTTGCTCGTGCTCGCGGCGCTGTACACCCCGGCCGACCTCACGCCCTGGGCCATGGCCGGTGCGATGGTCATCGCCGGCTTCGGCGGCGGCCTCGTGATCTCGCCGAACCAGACGCTCGCGCTCGCCGACATCCCGGTGAAGCAGGGCGGCCTGGCCGGCTCGGTGGGCCAGCTCGGGCAGCGCATCGGCACCGCGGTCGGCACGGCCGTCGCGCTGTCGCTCTTCTACGCCACGATCTACCGCGAGACGGGCACGGCCGACACGCAGGACCTCGCGGTGTACCACGACGCGTACGGCTTCGGCATGACCGCCGTCGCGCTCTTCGTCGCGATCGCGTTCGGTGTGGGCCTGCTCGACCTCGGCGCGCGTCGCCGGCAGCAGCGCTCGCTGTCGCGCGCGACGGAGGAGCTCGAGTAG
- a CDS encoding MFS transporter — protein MTRAARLGPVAAIVGFLAFVEFTSGILQGYYTPLLTDIARHLGIHDADVNWLEGTQLMLSALVVPAFAKLGDMVGHKRMLMWSTAITAVASTALAFTDQFWVFLVAWALQGFYVVWLPLEVALIWSRSRSAERPAAMTRKAAGLLVAALELGAIAGALSAGALADVLPMTVLLLVPAIAVVACFFVVWFGVKESPDLAGGTLDTVGLVLISLALLALTGGLSFMRLNGPADLLSWALVALGVLLVVPFARWELRHPDPLIDVRMFRSPSLWPVFLTAGLFGVSVLGAQAPLSTFARTDAAEVGYGLGATSFQTSLLVGAYVLSLVVGAMLFPLVTRWITPRIALIGASSLVALGYLLFLPFHDGYAQVLANMIIAGIGSGALVAALPAAAAAAAPAHQTGVATGLTNSVKTVGGAIASCVFGIALLGAAGEAATSTAGSFAGYVTVWLVCGVTAAVAAVLLAFVPKLAFSDAPAAEGAAVVR, from the coding sequence ATGACGCGCGCTGCCAGACTCGGACCGGTGGCCGCCATCGTCGGCTTCCTGGCGTTCGTCGAGTTCACGAGCGGCATCCTGCAGGGCTACTACACGCCGCTGCTCACCGACATCGCGCGGCACCTCGGCATCCACGACGCCGACGTGAACTGGCTCGAGGGCACGCAGCTCATGCTGTCGGCGCTCGTCGTGCCCGCGTTCGCCAAGCTCGGCGACATGGTCGGCCACAAGCGCATGCTCATGTGGTCGACGGCGATCACGGCGGTGGCCTCGACGGCGCTGGCGTTCACCGACCAGTTCTGGGTGTTCCTCGTCGCGTGGGCGCTGCAGGGCTTCTACGTGGTCTGGCTGCCGCTCGAAGTCGCGCTCATCTGGTCGCGCAGCCGCTCGGCCGAGCGCCCGGCCGCGATGACCCGCAAGGCGGCCGGCCTCCTCGTCGCGGCACTCGAGCTCGGAGCCATCGCCGGCGCCCTCTCGGCGGGCGCGCTGGCCGACGTGCTGCCGATGACGGTGCTCCTGCTGGTGCCCGCGATCGCGGTCGTGGCGTGCTTCTTCGTCGTGTGGTTCGGCGTGAAGGAGTCGCCCGACCTCGCGGGCGGCACGCTCGACACCGTCGGCCTCGTCCTCATCTCGCTCGCACTCCTGGCGCTCACGGGCGGCCTCAGCTTCATGCGCCTGAACGGCCCCGCCGACCTGCTCAGCTGGGCGCTCGTGGCGCTCGGCGTGCTGCTCGTCGTGCCGTTCGCGCGCTGGGAGCTGCGCCACCCCGACCCGCTCATCGACGTGCGCATGTTCCGCTCGCCGTCGCTCTGGCCGGTGTTCCTCACCGCGGGCCTCTTCGGGGTCAGCGTGCTCGGCGCGCAGGCGCCGCTCTCCACGTTCGCGCGCACGGATGCCGCGGAGGTCGGCTACGGGCTCGGCGCCACGAGCTTCCAGACCTCCCTCCTCGTCGGCGCCTACGTGCTCTCCCTCGTCGTCGGCGCCATGCTGTTCCCCCTCGTGACCCGCTGGATCACCCCGCGCATCGCGCTCATCGGCGCGAGCTCGCTCGTCGCCCTCGGCTACCTCCTGTTCCTGCCGTTCCACGACGGGTACGCCCAGGTGCTAGCGAACATGATCATCGCCGGCATCGGGTCGGGTGCGCTCGTGGCCGCCCTGCCCGCCGCGGCGGCCGCGGCGGCGCCCGCGCACCAGACCGGCGTCGCCACGGGACTCACCAACTCGGTGAAGACCGTGGGCGGCGCGATCGCGTCGTGCGTGTTCGGCATCGCGCTGCTCGGCGCGGCCGGCGAGGCGGCGACATCGACCGCCGGCTCGTTCGCCGGCTACGTCACCGTGTGGCTCGTGTGCGGCGTGACCGCGGCCGTCGCCGCCGTGCTGCTCGCCTTCGTGCCCAAGCTCGCGTTCTCCGACGCGCCCGCCGCCGAGGGCGCCGCCGTCGTACGCTGA
- a CDS encoding DNA alkylation repair protein — MTDAATLTATLEGMATAEEREKYTRYFAPDPDAPFIGVRMGAVFDLAKTALDLPVAELEALLEQPTHEVRALACSIMGKSAAHRRTSSERRAELYELYLRRHDRIDQWDLVDLAAQQVVGGHLLDRDRAPLARLAASGFWPERRTALVATFAFLKRGEVDDAFGLAETLVDDPEPLVQKALGWVLRSAGDVDRDRLTAFVEGHAATMPRVALRAAIEHYPKEERARILAIR, encoded by the coding sequence ATGACCGATGCCGCGACACTCACCGCGACGCTCGAGGGCATGGCGACCGCCGAGGAGCGCGAGAAGTACACGCGGTACTTCGCGCCCGACCCCGACGCGCCGTTCATCGGGGTGCGGATGGGCGCCGTGTTCGACCTCGCGAAGACCGCGCTCGACCTGCCCGTCGCGGAGCTCGAGGCGCTGCTCGAGCAGCCGACGCACGAGGTGCGGGCGCTCGCGTGCAGCATCATGGGCAAGTCCGCGGCGCACCGCCGCACGTCTTCCGAACGGCGGGCCGAGCTCTACGAGCTGTACCTCCGACGGCACGACCGCATCGACCAGTGGGACCTCGTCGACCTCGCCGCGCAGCAGGTGGTCGGCGGCCACCTGCTCGATCGCGACCGGGCGCCGCTCGCCCGGCTCGCGGCATCCGGATTCTGGCCCGAGCGCCGCACCGCGCTCGTGGCGACGTTCGCGTTCCTCAAGCGCGGCGAGGTCGACGATGCGTTCGGGCTCGCCGAGACGCTCGTCGACGACCCCGAGCCGCTCGTGCAGAAGGCGCTCGGCTGGGTGCTGCGCTCCGCGGGCGACGTCGACCGCGACCGGCTCACGGCGTTCGTCGAGGGGCACGCCGCGACGATGCCGCGCGTCGCGCTGCGCGCGGCCATCGAGCACTATCCCAAGGAGGAGCGGGCGCGGATCCTGGCGATCCGCTGA